A window of Nicotiana tabacum cultivar K326 chromosome 24, ASM71507v2, whole genome shotgun sequence contains these coding sequences:
- the LOC107759604 gene encoding thioredoxin H2 yields the protein MGANYSTTIPTTWPEANNMPTTMPQLKRSQVIAFHSSTKWKLHFDALKDTNKLVVIDFTATWCGPCKNMEPVINDFAAKYTDVEFVKIDVDELDKVAEEYGVQAMPTFVLIKKGKVVDKVVGADKDGLKKKIEKHRAISI from the exons ATGGGTGCTAACTACTCAACAACTATTCCAACAACTTGGCCTGAAGCTAATAATATGCCAACAACAATGCCACAACTCAAGAGATCTCAAGTCATTGCTTTCCACTCTTCAACAAAATGGAAGCTCCATTTTGATGCTTTGAAAGATACAAACAAACTG GTTGTTATTGACTTCACAGCAACATGGTGTGGTCCTTGCAAAAACATGGAACCAGTTATCAATGACTTTGCTGCTAAATATACAGATGTTGAATTTGTCAAGATTGATGTTGATGAATTGGAT AAAGTAGCTGAGGAATATGGGGTTCAAGCAATGCCAACATTTGTGCTGATTAAAAAGGGGAAAGTTGTTGACAAGGTAGTGGGAGCAGATAAGGATGGACTGAAGAAAAAAATTGAGAAACACAGAGCTATCTCTATCTAA